A section of the Mycoplasmopsis synoviae ATCC 25204 genome encodes:
- a CDS encoding MSC_0620 family F1-like ATPase-associated subunit, protein MKIKKLLSFAPIISTIPIVFVLSAETDNNSNNNNNNNENAPKEKTDFVAAKEKQKQIISERLPEILDNAIKNIDLEIAELERKNEVEPNIENLVKIAYQKKVIQYLNNNKEKMVADPLANGLNFIFDDLLFSPSYYFANVKYLGNPYDNVMIGESNPLDYAKTKDIDKNSKIDYGEEKKLIENNLTQEKILLQHGTYLTNFANDWKTIFVNENDFPNYENNQKRFEVKADGSIELLPPEGYENFDSFIANNINKRSLEFDLKQNKEFNEPEEMPQPPIPPILPIDPEPVEGIEIDVAQENVPRLSPILRADYLLNSNQNLINLLNTNSTIFNQDAIFFFNPILQNISYRVIELREDQNGNLLAKIQLTNNTNNTQTTYERTVTKYNDSKYVQSLEVASNAINQMMQYYYNALNIKADLDLSVLGNRNLSIAVFNQIFLAIQTINSSQFKILQDALIQDQKNNTTIKANNETFTNELTNENLISLMADLFTNSIHNQTISRLSYFSYLTSTYREIYNNYLKQLKDVQLNELITKNFALLNLNIENLNKAINSLPLLILDLDRINSENNFDQEQFKAFNTKLALLQQQFLNLAVLTQNKTLDQDNLEQESSQYLKAYNDLIIKQNLTSNATSTTTLITLGVVIAVLIVSVITLSIMNSTTKKQKIKELNNGK, encoded by the coding sequence ATGAAAATAAAAAAACTTTTATCTTTTGCTCCTATTATTAGTACTATTCCAATTGTTTTTGTTTTATCAGCAGAAACAGATAATAATTCTAATAATAATAATAATAATAATGAAAATGCCCCTAAAGAAAAAACTGATTTTGTAGCAGCAAAAGAAAAACAAAAACAAATAATATCAGAGAGATTGCCCGAAATATTAGATAATGCTATTAAAAATATTGATTTAGAAATAGCAGAATTAGAGAGAAAAAACGAAGTAGAACCCAATATTGAAAATTTAGTAAAAATAGCTTATCAAAAGAAAGTCATTCAATATTTGAATAATAATAAAGAAAAAATGGTTGCTGATCCATTGGCAAATGGATTAAATTTTATTTTTGATGATCTTTTATTTAGTCCTTCTTATTATTTTGCTAATGTTAAATATTTAGGAAATCCCTATGATAATGTAATGATTGGTGAAAGCAATCCTTTAGATTATGCTAAAACTAAGGATATAGATAAAAACAGTAAAATTGATTATGGAGAAGAAAAAAAACTTATTGAAAATAATTTAACTCAAGAAAAAATTTTATTGCAGCATGGAACTTATTTAACTAATTTTGCAAATGATTGAAAAACTATTTTTGTAAATGAAAATGATTTTCCTAATTATGAAAATAATCAAAAAAGATTCGAAGTTAAAGCAGATGGGTCAATAGAACTATTACCTCCAGAAGGTTATGAAAATTTTGATAGTTTTATTGCAAATAATATTAACAAAAGATCATTAGAGTTTGACTTAAAACAAAATAAAGAATTCAATGAACCAGAAGAAATGCCACAGCCTCCAATTCCTCCTATTTTACCAATAGATCCAGAACCTGTGGAAGGTATTGAAATTGATGTGGCTCAAGAAAATGTACCGCGGCTAAGTCCTATTTTAAGAGCTGATTATTTATTAAATAGTAATCAAAATTTAATTAATTTATTAAATACTAATAGTACTATTTTTAATCAAGACGCAATTTTCTTTTTTAATCCTATTTTACAAAATATTAGTTATCGTGTTATTGAATTAAGAGAAGATCAAAATGGTAATTTACTTGCAAAAATTCAACTAACAAATAATACCAATAACACACAAACTACTTATGAAAGAACAGTAACTAAATATAATGATAGTAAATATGTACAATCATTAGAAGTTGCTTCTAATGCAATAAATCAAATGATGCAATATTATTACAATGCTTTAAATATTAAAGCCGATTTAGATTTAAGCGTTTTAGGCAATCGTAATTTATCAATAGCAGTTTTTAATCAAATTTTTCTAGCTATACAAACAATAAATTCATCTCAATTTAAAATTTTACAAGATGCGTTAATTCAAGATCAAAAAAATAATACAACTATTAAAGCTAATAATGAAACTTTTACTAATGAATTAACAAATGAAAATTTAATTAGTTTAATGGCGGATTTATTTACTAATTCTATTCATAATCAAACTATTTCTCGTTTATCATACTTTAGTTATTTAACAAGTACTTATCGAGAAATTTATAACAATTACTTAAAACAATTAAAAGATGTTCAATTAAATGAACTTATTACTAAAAATTTTGCCTTATTAAATTTAAATATTGAAAATTTAAATAAAGCAATTAATTCTTTACCACTTTTAATTCTTGATTTAGATCGCATTAATAGTGAAAATAATTTTGATCAAGAACAATTTAAAGCTTTTAATACTAAATTAGCATTATTACAACAACAATTTTTAAATTTAGCAGTTTTAACACAAAATAAAACTTTAGATCAAGATAATTTAGAACAAGAAAGTTCGCAATATTTAAAAGCTTATAATGATTTAATTATCAAACAAAATTTAACATCAAATGCTACAAGCACTACTACTTTAATTACTTTAGGTGTTGTCATTGCCGTTTTAATTGTTAGTGTGATTACATTAAGCATTATGAATTCAACTACTAAAAAACAAAAAATAAAGGAATTAAATAATGGAAAATAA
- a CDS encoding MSC_0624 family F1-like ATPase-associated membrane protein, producing MEEIVKSSRLNNSKVLRFNWEKENILRVIALSTLFIFVVIFGFLFEFAMKHLSVNLLSYEDLFNTSYTLHKGSNFYVFYTVILFGLLIIISTMKSYFLVNKNNLKFSKYITWYVIYNFYALALLVLFAFSLNVNSNTQANTLLRNSFVIIPLLIIDLSYDFFSLSMQKKYFTLDLKKIILEISYLLIKIVLIVIGFYVLQVFLADKQITAIFINNSFINHLQRIFVVTPIYKNLIIFALIFVFALMIAHKFFANKNKIFNSVIRNKILKHLVQNFLMLFLASIIFAFYALFKTKTKELIFKIENNNELIIFVLVISLIILLSLSFIFLTIFLQKWFNNFDQKKYFILNLLINSFLLLIANLLLNFQNRLIINITCLTLVFINYLTLLLKNKYKLNSFENLLLCFYLIAGSAILIFSNLLYLTTNENNYYLLVWTHIFDIATVFVLASLVISLLMVISPIIYAILTKIIKNIINKENIKKGKEHVQKASKKSN from the coding sequence ATGGAGGAAATAGTGAAATCATCTCGTTTGAATAATTCAAAAGTTTTAAGATTCAATTGAGAAAAAGAAAATATTTTAAGAGTTATAGCTTTATCTACTCTGTTTATCTTTGTTGTTATTTTTGGCTTCTTATTTGAATTTGCTATGAAGCATTTAAGTGTTAATTTACTTTCTTATGAAGATTTGTTTAACACTTCTTATACTTTACATAAAGGATCAAATTTCTATGTATTTTATACTGTAATTCTCTTTGGTCTTTTAATAATAATAAGTACTATGAAAAGTTATTTTTTAGTCAATAAAAATAACTTAAAATTTTCTAAATATATTACATGGTATGTTATTTATAATTTTTATGCTTTAGCTTTATTAGTTTTATTTGCTTTTAGTTTAAATGTTAATTCTAATACACAAGCTAATACTTTATTAAGAAATTCTTTTGTAATTATTCCATTATTGATTATTGATTTAAGTTATGATTTCTTTAGTTTAAGTATGCAAAAAAAATACTTTACTTTAGATTTAAAAAAGATTATTTTAGAAATAAGTTATTTATTAATTAAAATTGTTTTAATTGTAATAGGTTTTTATGTTTTACAAGTTTTTTTAGCTGATAAACAAATTACCGCAATATTTATTAATAATTCTTTTATTAATCATTTACAAAGAATTTTTGTTGTTACACCAATTTATAAAAATTTAATTATATTTGCTTTAATTTTTGTTTTTGCTTTAATGATTGCACATAAATTTTTTGCTAATAAAAATAAAATCTTTAATTCAGTTATAAGAAATAAAATATTAAAACACTTAGTTCAAAACTTTTTAATGTTATTTTTAGCATCGATAATTTTTGCTTTTTATGCTTTATTCAAAACTAAAACAAAAGAATTAATTTTTAAAATTGAAAATAACAATGAATTAATTATTTTTGTTTTAGTAATTTCTTTAATTATTTTATTATCTTTAAGTTTTATCTTTTTAACTATTTTTTTACAAAAATGATTTAATAATTTCGATCAAAAAAAATATTTTATTTTAAATTTATTAATTAATTCTTTTTTACTATTAATTGCAAATTTATTATTAAATTTTCAAAATCGCTTAATAATTAATATTACTTGTTTAACTTTAGTATTTATTAATTATTTAACTCTACTTTTAAAAAATAAATATAAGTTAAATTCTTTTGAAAATTTACTTCTTTGTTTTTATCTTATAGCGGGTAGTGCAATTTTGATTTTTAGTAATTTATTATATTTAACTACGAATGAAAATAATTATTATTTATTAGTTTGAACACATATTTTTGATATAGCAACCGTATTTGTTTTAGCTTCTTTAGTTATAAGTTTATTAATGGTAATTTCACCAATTATTTATGCTATTTTAACTAAAATAATTAAAAATATCATAAATAAAGAAAACATTAAGAAAGGCAAAGAACATGTTCAAAAAGCATCAAAAAAATCTAACTAA
- a CDS encoding MSC_0623 family F1-like ATPase-associated protein produces the protein MFKKHQKNLTKSKKISNNQKIILEFNKKAQEYKNKILQEFNNVKNTNNFIDYEQFWNSFSLKFNHSEEELKNHLFTLLKNFFVSKKNLVLDQFVLTFSRDPRFNLNAFVPKIDFKANSNVADIDLTSNNDAIKANLNTFLNNLLDNNFKIEFLRDCIIFKSQLGYKLFIGEKFIDE, from the coding sequence ATGTTCAAAAAGCATCAAAAAAATCTAACTAAAAGTAAAAAAATAAGCAATAATCAAAAAATTATTCTTGAATTTAATAAAAAGGCTCAAGAATATAAAAACAAAATTTTACAAGAATTTAATAATGTAAAAAATACTAATAATTTTATTGACTATGAACAATTTTGAAATTCTTTTTCTTTAAAATTCAATCATTCTGAAGAAGAATTAAAAAATCATTTATTTACATTATTAAAAAATTTCTTTGTGTCAAAAAAGAATTTAGTTTTGGACCAATTTGTTTTAACTTTTAGTCGTGATCCAAGATTTAATTTGAATGCTTTTGTACCTAAAATAGATTTTAAAGCTAATTCAAATGTTGCTGACATTGATTTAACTTCAAATAATGATGCAATAAAAGCAAATTTAAATACTTTTTTAAACAATTTATTAGATAACAATTTTAAAATTGAGTTTTTAAGAGATTGTATTATCTTTAAAAGTCAATTAGGATATAAATTATTTATTGGGGAAAAATTTATCGATGAATAA
- a CDS encoding MSC_0622 family F1-like ATPase gamma subunit: MNKKSIETRYNSLKKIYKIVESNKNITLVNLLKLSRSISFYLDRMNYSKYIIEEVLKKFSSDQATLNKKNNLISFTKLKTLWVYISEEEKYSTNSYQKHEKHLVNVIDKNNDQIIVIGERAIRFAQKHNYHILFSYKQNEITYLSQILPKIIINSFQTQDFVNLNVIINSSKIKQKHIQLLPIYENNFVLKHHQSSSLFKSNLSSHKIGQNLDEFINSELESYLIFALYTLLTESALIYEKYKLVAQNSTLNDLEEKIKFQKRTLLKAKREKEIEEISILSKKKDLLHEKGGQK, encoded by the coding sequence ATGAATAAAAAATCTATTGAAACTAGATATAATTCCTTAAAAAAAATTTATAAAATTGTTGAATCTAACAAAAATATTACTCTAGTTAATTTATTAAAACTTTCTAGATCAATTAGTTTTTATTTAGATCGTATGAATTATTCTAAATACATAATTGAAGAAGTTTTAAAAAAATTTAGTTCTGATCAAGCTACTTTAAATAAAAAAAATAATTTAATTTCTTTTACTAAATTAAAAACTTTATGAGTTTATATTAGTGAAGAGGAAAAATATAGTACTAATTCATATCAAAAACATGAAAAACATTTAGTTAATGTTATTGATAAAAATAATGATCAAATTATTGTAATTGGTGAAAGAGCAATTAGATTTGCACAAAAACATAATTATCACATATTATTCAGTTACAAACAAAATGAAATTACTTATTTAAGTCAAATTCTACCTAAAATTATTATTAATAGTTTTCAAACTCAAGATTTTGTTAATTTAAATGTTATAATTAATTCTTCAAAAATCAAACAAAAACATATTCAATTATTACCTATTTACGAAAATAATTTTGTCTTAAAACATCATCAATCTTCATCTTTATTTAAATCAAATTTATCTTCTCATAAAATAGGACAGAATTTAGATGAATTTATCAATTCTGAATTAGAATCATATTTAATTTTTGCTTTATATACTTTATTAACTGAATCAGCATTAATTTACGAAAAATATAAATTGGTTGCACAAAATAGTACTTTAAATGACCTTGAAGAAAAAATTAAATTTCAAAAAAGAACATTATTGAAAGCTAAAAGAGAAAAAGAAATTGAAGAAATTTCTATTTTATCTAAGAAAAAAGATTTATTACATGAAAAAGGCGGACAAAAATAA
- a CDS encoding putative immunoglobulin-blocking virulence protein, producing the protein MIKAKKIKLLINFGAISILGVAGAVTAKVIIDNSSDKARDLNVIIVSRGDKSVLNLKNVETDDINSSNKDNNLKEIKEETITPVVNDKEENQVESPVEPEPPVKPKPEPDPEPIPEPEPKKPTIEDMLPQSSEGIVNINNLPDLDFSTLKPVETPKGQLSETEKRTIKTAINNLVRISQNIPTKFTQEQIDEINKSINDIRKLNAYTKNEKDNDWSSLLNGLIVNDGRTTEEKANAIGWPYKDNWHNYSLSFKLMWENYQRDLDAMLAKGMVPSLQWGSFGNVWGFADHSDNVVRNKLIADNNRRYFPYNTEYKRTSGVIRNLDYEGFSKTDVTNSYRNYGAESNKGITVLEYTPTSDYAKSQVGTKRVMAVLDATNREGYNSFLKFLQDATRAGRKIDGIVIRNMGLIDKTQDFSQILSKMPDSIQKLTLFFEGKDTSSLIGLKDKKIQEIDLYNSSNTIADDWAINPYALKGVKNITFDYNYDIGFPGIPGNNRDMPGSIVFNTLKFDKGMSLNQINEGLKIALNDRFGERIFQGQFGDGSWPTYLDFSNIPEIRSLQDMNFYDRVFKKLTLFNKTNVFTVDAKTLHLQQWSALLIKGPDRPKLMFVSPQKVDTLYIKGNAVDLGNNWGPELYGLIESGKAVFNTVYVDNEVMANTLNNSQAFTTFGKRAIVKPSNFDTNGGNSEIISFE; encoded by the coding sequence AAAAGATTAAATTATTAATTAATTTTGGTGCTATTAGTATTTTAGGTGTTGCTGGAGCAGTAACGGCTAAAGTTATAATTGATAATTCTAGTGATAAAGCTAGAGACTTAAATGTTATTATTGTTTCAAGAGGTGATAAATCAGTTTTAAATTTAAAAAATGTTGAAACTGATGATATTAATTCCTCAAATAAAGATAACAATTTAAAAGAAATAAAAGAAGAAACAATAACTCCTGTAGTTAACGATAAAGAAGAAAATCAAGTTGAATCTCCTGTGGAACCTGAACCTCCTGTGAAACCTAAACCTGAGCCTGATCCGGAACCTATTCCAGAACCCGAACCTAAAAAACCAACAATAGAAGATATGTTACCTCAATCTTCTGAAGGTATTGTTAATATAAATAATTTACCTGATTTAGATTTTAGTACGCTCAAACCTGTGGAAACTCCTAAAGGTCAATTAAGCGAAACAGAAAAAAGAACTATCAAAACAGCAATAAATAATTTAGTAAGAATTTCTCAAAATATTCCAACTAAATTCACACAAGAACAAATTGATGAAATTAATAAATCAATTAATGATATAAGAAAATTAAACGCTTATACAAAAAATGAAAAAGATAATGATTGAAGTTCTTTATTAAATGGTTTAATTGTAAATGATGGTAGAACTACTGAAGAAAAAGCAAATGCTATTGGCTGACCTTATAAAGATAATTGGCACAATTATTCGTTGTCATTTAAATTAATGTGAGAAAACTATCAAAGAGATCTTGATGCTATGTTAGCTAAAGGTATGGTTCCTAGTTTACAATGAGGTTCATTCGGTAATGTTTGAGGTTTTGCTGATCATAGTGATAACGTAGTAAGAAATAAATTAATTGCAGACAATAATAGAAGATATTTTCCTTACAATACAGAATATAAAAGAACTTCTGGTGTAATTCGTAATTTAGATTACGAAGGATTTAGTAAAACAGATGTAACAAATAGTTATAGAAATTACGGTGCGGAATCAAATAAAGGTATTACTGTATTAGAATATACTCCAACTAGTGATTATGCTAAATCACAAGTTGGCACAAAAAGAGTTATGGCAGTACTTGATGCAACAAATAGAGAAGGATACAATAGTTTCCTTAAATTCTTACAAGATGCAACAAGAGCAGGCAGAAAAATTGATGGTATTGTTATAAGGAACATGGGATTAATTGATAAAACTCAAGATTTTAGCCAAATTCTTTCTAAAATGCCTGATTCAATTCAAAAATTAACGCTATTTTTCGAAGGCAAAGACACTTCATCATTAATTGGTTTGAAAGACAAAAAAATTCAAGAAATTGATTTATATAATTCAAGCAATACTATAGCTGATGATTGAGCTATAAATCCTTATGCACTTAAAGGAGTAAAAAATATTACTTTTGATTATAACTATGACATAGGTTTTCCTGGCATACCTGGTAATAATCGTGATATGCCTGGATCAATAGTATTTAATACTTTAAAATTTGATAAAGGTATGTCATTAAATCAAATTAATGAAGGACTTAAAATTGCTCTTAACGATAGATTTGGTGAGAGAATCTTCCAAGGTCAATTTGGAGATGGCTCATGACCAACTTACTTAGATTTTTCAAATATACCAGAAATAAGAAGTTTACAAGATATGAATTTTTATGATCGTGTTTTTAAGAAATTAACTTTATTTAATAAGACTAATGTTTTCACTGTTGATGCAAAAACGCTTCATTTACAACAATGATCAGCTTTATTAATTAAAGGACCCGATCGTCCTAAGTTAATGTTTGTTTCTCCTCAAAAAGTTGATACACTTTATATAAAAGGTAACGCGGTTGATTTAGGCAATAATTGAGGTCCAGAACTTTATGGATTAATTGAATCAGGCAAAGCAGTTTTCAATACTGTATATGTGGACAATGAAGTAATGGCAAATACATTAAATAATTCTCAAGCCTTTACTACTTTTGGTAAAAGAGCAATTGTAAAACCAAGCAACTTTGATACTAATGGAGGAAATAGTGAAATCATCTCGTTTGAATAA
- a CDS encoding MSC_0621 family F1-like ATPase epsilon subunit, translating to MIQLNLLSAKNIQTTVKATDFKVNFNLNDKWNKIENNALLSFQNVLCSLTYNKKEYFIFFDSLLIQSNKGQINLYYNQEYFVYEQNDKNKNELKKLNQEYSKLKKDILLKTFQINENNNASNIANLLILKQKAYRLKAQIYFSLFACEEPWK from the coding sequence ATGATTCAATTAAATCTTTTATCTGCTAAAAATATTCAAACAACAGTAAAAGCAACTGATTTTAAAGTTAATTTTAATTTAAATGATAAATGAAATAAAATTGAAAATAATGCTTTATTAAGTTTTCAAAATGTTTTATGTTCTTTAACTTATAATAAAAAAGAATATTTTATTTTCTTTGATTCATTATTAATTCAAAGTAATAAAGGTCAAATAAATTTATATTACAATCAAGAATATTTTGTTTATGAACAAAATGATAAAAACAAAAATGAATTAAAAAAACTTAATCAAGAATATAGTAAATTGAAAAAAGACATTCTTTTAAAAACATTTCAAATTAATGAGAATAATAACGCAAGCAATATTGCTAATTTACTAATTTTAAAACAAAAAGCTTACCGTTTAAAAGCTCAAATTTATTTCTCTCTTTTCGCATGTGAGGAACCATGAAAATAA